The stretch of DNA tagagaaattttttatggatGACACATatactaattaaatatatcttttttcggGCATATCTcgatatttaacaattaattaaaatattctggaTCTTCAGAATTTAGCGTTTGGTATATGTAACAACTCAATAGAATcgtcaaaattttaatgagagGAGAGACACAGTGGGAGATGTTGCAGCAGATCTCGAGATCAGAAGAGACGTCGGGGAAAGCGGAAGCGAGAAAGTAAGAGTTCACAACCGTAGGCTGATTTCTTCAACCGTCACTTTCGTTCTTCGTTTGCAACCAGTGTGTCACTGTTTAAAGGTGAAGTTTAAAATCAGTCATTATATATTCCGAATTAAATcagagaattaataatttgctcTCTTCACTTGAAGAACAACAGTTTATCATTGTTCGTGGTCTTTGCACGCGATGAGCATGCTAGATAATTAAcctctttctttttgtttttttttttcttttcagatcgcttataaatatttatgtatatcgaTTACGCAAGTctccaaaaaaaaattctcggAAGATATCttactttgatatatttataaaaaaaaatttgatttaaaattgaaaaacaaaacaaaagaattatttagtGAAGTAAAAAAGTtggtaaagtaaaaaatttttttttagtatttttaaaacttaaaaaaatattttagtcttgatacttttttattttacattataaaaattcttaatattttaggCAAAGAATCCGCGTGTTAGTGCTTTTCATACACAAGAGCACtctatataatgtaatattacaaaaacagaaatattatacatatatcaaagGAGTGTGCAGCTTCAATAATTCGCCGGTTATTTTTCTTGGAGAATTCGACAAAGATGAAATATGGTATTGGTATGACTTATCAATACAgtcattgaatatttatacgaGATGCAAAGCAAGGCAAGGACAATGACACTTCCTTTTATGTGACATATGGAACTCTCGCtggaaatctttttctttgacATCTCGTGGGTAGCTTTCGAGGGAAAGTTTCGcgcaattttttatgtgtCACTcgattacattaaaatatgaaaatcacTATTGTTAAATGCGAAATGAATTCTGAAGCAGTTTGATTGTGtaattatttgtgtaattagtataatctatatacataatttgatGTGTagataatataacataataatcatgaacaatataataagaataagaaatacaataaatgtgacatcaaaatttatcaataaaatgataatcacaatattaatataattaacgcATGTATTGTGATATCAAAACGGCCTTTTGCGTAAACCAGTCGTTGCGAAAACcacatttaatgatattatcatATCGATTTCTCCGTATTCAAGAATGTTACATAAATTGCtagtattctttttcttttttttccgcttTCTGTCGAAAGGGTCATCctgttattgatttttttattggaaagcgcgaattatgtttttatatcatcggaacatatttttatatcattattattgataataattgcgataattataaagtatttttatatcatcattattaataataattgcacaaaaaatacaatggGAACAAAAAGCTCGTATACCACGGAACATCGATCATATAGTGTTTTGCTTTATAAACTTGGTCAAACTTCATCGATCGagataaatatcattaatctaGAGTAAAACGTATAATACGCATTgactaaaaataaacacattttaatatgcattattatgattattatgatatataatggTCTTTTGTGTGatatagtataaattaaacttgtaacattaaacaaaattataaatagatcaaaacaaataaattaaaatcaacttttattttatatatatatatgaagcAAATagactaaaatttaaaaaaattataatataatataaatttatttcatatattacatataaaggAACTATTAATGTAGgctttttgaattaaaaatatttgtttaattaaaatttttttatattattacatactaTATTATTACAGATTAGATCACAGCACTTTTTGCAATACATACagctatacatttttttacaacagATATATACATCTTTACATATAGTAGCTCAAAAGCACGTTGATTTTGGTCCTTTGGAGAATATAAAGATGAAGAACGATCGACGATGTAGAAATCGGCAGTAATATCTCagctattatattcaataataaaaaataacaattttgcaTTGTATATAGTGATATTCACTTCGAAAGTCAGAATATATGATTCGCAGAACATCAGTCGCTTTGACTTTCTTTTTCATAGTTTCTCTCAATAACttgttttttcattttgtgaCCAACAACAATGTCGGATGACTAAGATTTTCATtcaagaaaaaagtatagagTGACGCACACACGAAAAAGTCAATCTCAATAAGAATTCtatttgattgtaataaataaagtattattatttttatttttataataataaaataataacattttgatatatttaatgatacaaatgatacatgacaaacgatatattattaatataaaataaaaaattaaactaagaATATATGACGGGCTCttctattattcaataatcaattacattaataaacaaGCTAATAGAGCCAGAgttggattttttttacgtgctcagttatttattcaaattaaaaatacaacagacgtttcggccattGTTTTTGACCTTCCTCAGTGAgcgataatttaataagaatttgatAATGCAAATGTGTGAGAACACATTCAAATGTTAAACATTAGTACGTCTAGTTTTTGTACGCCGAAAACATAACTCAAACTGTAGGGAAGGACGAAACTGTCTTCTATATGATGTCATTTCATATTCCCGAAATTCTTTTGTGAGTAATTTCTTTGTGTGcattaaagtttcttctcgagTGTTCGTCCGTTACAAATAAAGATTAACATAATCCATATTCGTCAGCCCTCAGCTCTTATTGAGACACAGATGTTTTTAGGaagtcaaaatttaaaagtttttagaaGTTAAAATTGTCAAGTTCTGTTggaaattatgatattataaacTGATGTCTTCAacgaattgaaaaaaatccaGCTCTGGCTCTATTAGtttgtttattaatgtaattgattattgaatttaatataaattaatttccagcAATAAtgaatacaataattaaataatataattgttatattcaatcttaataaaaaaaaaatatatatttgttacaaacATGTATAACACTACTATTTGGCTGTTTTTTCGCGGGTCATTCTATGTACAGCGGTCTTAAAACTGTTTCGTAATTTGTTGCTAAATTCTTgtttttctagattttttataatagttgGATCTCAGGTACATTAtatagaagataaaaaattatctctgTTAAACCAAAATAGTTTTGAAGGCATTctataaattgtacatattaaatttcataattaaattgtataacgTTCTTCATATATATCTTCCAAATGTGTTTCTTTAacgtatttttaatacaaacttTAACCgtgaaagttaaaataattgtaagtcATCATAGAGAGATCATGGTTACATGCAAATCAAAGTTCAATCacttatcattattaattatcaatgttAAGAAATTCCGCAACAGTCGTCATCGGTATTGCTCTCTTGGCTTGACTCCAACTTCTTGAATCTACGATTCGAAGAAATCGCTGCACATAAATATACGCAATATATTACGACAGATATAAGTATGATTGATTTTGAGATAGATAAGTGCGTAAAAATGACAATGGTTAAGCTTGCCTGATTAAATTGaagatatataaatggaaattTAGAAAAGCCTTATGCGTGacaaaaatcattttaaaattctttggTAATATTCTTAACAGgcatataattagaaaattatagatatatacatatctaatttctaattaatgatatatttgctGAATTTCTTAGAATTTCTTTGAATACTTAAAGGCGTAAAAGATACGTATTGATACCTGAGATGTTTTTTAAACTGttctatatttgtaattacattgtgcaaatatgaaatattagttttataaaaatataaactaattgtttaaaaacttcaatattatttggtattattttaatgtgtaatttaaatttattttagataattgtgataaaattttttatttattatatattataaattatcgaacgtttagaatttaattttattcgcgcgTATCTTAATAATCACAATAAAAAGTCACAATAAAAGTTGAACATGTCGACTTTAACCAGTTTACCATGACATTCATAtctactttaaatatttaaaacccATGAACCGCTTCATCTTGTTTCATGATGTTGCGTGTATTTTACGTAAAAAGTCAGGCATTAAGAAATCTTAGAGATCAAGCAATCTGATATCAAGATCTCCTTGAAACGTAAAAcgtatatgttaattaataattgtaatttattatgtatgcgctaacatatgtatatatgcaaCGCTTTATTatgctttgaaaaaaattaacaaacttATTTCTGCATTTGTAAGAGTCAAACCATtgcaaaagaatataaaagagtgaaagagagaaaaagcaaGCACTATTACATTTACTATATTGCATCGAATTAGTAGACCGAGATGAAATTATGAGCTATAATGAtgcaattaaacaaaattcaccatttttctcaaagaaacaactttttcaAGAGAATATAGCTTTCttatatgattaaatatttttgttaaatagtTATATGTTATAGTTATAGTTATATGTTaaacagattaaaaaattaaaaattaaaaattttattaaaaagaaaatatcttgTCTTCTTTTTTGATGCTTAGacaaaaatttccaaaaaaaagggaaataataaattcttagattaaattttttaaatattgaacaatgtaatctagaaaaaaattactttaatgaCTGATTattcaacaaatataaaattaatttttgaaacattataTGTATGCTGCTTTTTTCTCGATTGTGTTTCTCGATTATGAATAAACATACCTCGCACAgaattttttctaatcttCTTTTCAACGCGCGGAGCCAAAATATCCGATGTCTGCAAAGTTAGTGTCTGCAAACGGCTCGTCAGTAAGTCGGCGAACAGGCATGTTCGACATGAAACGGATGGTGAGAGGAAAAAGTATCATTCTTACGTAACAATCTGGAAGGCGTTCCTCGTTCAGATATTCTAACGTCAAAAACGTAAAAACAATTTGGTGAATGTTGATACATTTGGTTAAAATTTGGTTAAACTAAACTAGCAAATTAAACAAAGatacaaattaatgataaataattcagaACAATTCCTATCTTAAgtttataatagataaaatctagtaaaaataaatctatttaaaattatattaaatttactacGATTGAACTTAATTAAACTAAAgcataaatttaaagtattagatattaaaaattcaaaaaaagtctcagtattcttaaaaaaaatgtatgaaataaaattttagagctacttaataatttattaaaatctgccTAAATTCGCTAACTTTTTCAATCCTACTTCATCGAGATGAACGGACGAAGCGTCGTCATGAGGATACGAAGGCAGGGCTTCCAGTATCCTTGGAGGAGGCTTCTTCATGGTATTGACGAAGGCGTTGTAGGTGAAGCGATTGGGTTGCTCATCGTGAACCCAACCTCCGCGTATTGCCAATCTGTGAGGATTTGGACTGTAGTTGCTGTCGCCGAGCATCGGTGCGCTACTTTGTAGATTCAGCGCGTTCAATTGCATGTAACCGCTACCACCTGCAATCGGCATCGAGTCTTCTGAACCGCCGGATCTACTCAATCGATTTCCCGGCTCTGAAATATTCGTATTATTAATCGTGACAGAAGATAtctaaatcaaatatttctttgtaaaactTTTCTATAAATCAGACAatgctgtaataaaatataataattgtataatagtatattatatataataatgtgagtattttatacacacatatgAATATTTACCAAAAGTTTTTGCCTCTCTTGCGTGTGCCAGAAGGGTGTTCGCTCTGCTTCTCCGGAAATAAGCGTCCACAATATCCCAaccttttttattcttcacaCCTTTACTGTCATCCTCTTCATTGCTCTGACTACTATCGTCTTCGTCATTGCTGCCACcgttattactattattattgagATCTGCCTTAGAGGAAATTCCGGCAGTGTAAAGAATGTCCCCTCGCGCCACAGGAGCGGCAGGAGGTAGAGGAATGTGAGGAGATACGTCTGGCAATCGCCACCGTCCTAACTCATCGCACCAAGTTGCCGCAGTTCTCATCGCCGCGATATCTCGAAAGGGACAGCCCGGACGAAGATAGGGCACCATGAGATCACATAATTGGGATGTTAATAATTCTCTTCGAAGAAGCTCGCGACGCTCGGCATCCCAGGATGCTTGCAGATCCGCTGCCTCGGCTTCCAATTGCTTCACCTTCTTTGCCATTTTCTTTAAAGCATCCTCTGTcgatctattattttaaatatattaacacatTGTATATCATTGataacaatataaacattaaaactTGCAGTAATTGAGTAGTTgcattagaattttttatttgattccacttttattctgaaatttatatcaatatcaaaattgaCGTACTTCAGTTGACCATACACTTGGAAGACACTACCGTTGGCGTCATTGGCTTCCAATGCCCCTACAAGAACTTCTAGCTTCTTCCTCCTTTTTTCCCTCCTCTTCTTCAGCTCTGTATTGCCAATCTCTTCTCCACCGATCGTCAATTTCTCTAATCTTCTTAAAACGTCTTGCAAAGCGAcctctctcttcttccttctTCTTTCGGCTCGTTCTTTATCCAATACACCCATCTCCTGATTTTCTTGATTGATATTTCCCGTTCTATCAACGTTGTCTGTTACATTTAATCCTGATTCGTAGCGAGACTTGAGGGCTTCTAATTCCTCTTTTAGCATCTGCGCCGACAAATTTGAGCTCTCGCATTCTTTTCTCAGCTTCTCCAcctttatacataattttctttagtTACTATATGCAATTTACATGTCttgataagtaaaaaataatgtgacaattttgtttttttaatttttgataaataatttgataattttatatatctacttattaaaattataaatcacgACAAATGATAGAATTTATGGAATTATATTACATCACCTCTTCGGCGTATTGTTTCTCTCTCAAAGCCTCGCCCTCTTCATCTAAATCTTTCTGGAAATCCAATCCGTTTGGTTGATCGCTCGAATCGAGTAACTTTTTCAAACGTTGAAGTTCCAATTGGTACTGTCTAAGAAGAGCATCTTTGGGATCTTCATTTACGATGGGCTTGTTCTTAATGCAACGAGCTCTGGCGGCGTAGCGTAGAGTGCTGAGGGTTTCCTCAGCATCGATATCGCTCGGACTCACACACGCAATCATCAGTGTCCTGGCATTCCCACCCAGACTGTCTCGTAACAGTCTCGTTAATTTGCTATCcctgaaacatttttgtttgattttttatttatacaaaaacataatatttagcCTTAAAGATTTGTTTTTACCTGTAAGGGACATGTCTTCCATTTCCAGCAGCTAATGCACTGATCACATTCCCCAACGCCGATAAACTCAGATTGATACTCGCAGCTTCTTTCAAACGATCACCCGTAGCTCCAGTTCTAGTTTGCCTCTCCGATCCCGCCAGATCAACCAAGTGCAATCGACCTCTCCTGATAGCGTTGCCGCGTTTATCATCATCGTTGATGGCGATCGCTTCAAGTGATAAAGTTAAAACAGCGTGACTTCTTGAACTAGCAGCATTCATTTTTGTCGCGGCTGCGGCTCTCCTTTGATCGCCTTGATGGACTAGGACGGTGCATTCGGCCGCATCTTTTACGGTGACCTCGCGCAAACCCCCGGCAACATAGGTACCTCTCGAGGGATCCTCCTTCAAAGTTAAAGTCTCGCCAGTGTCGTCTTGTAGCAGATCTCGCAATCGTTCGTTGTAAATTTCGAGGTAACTCAACAATGCTAAGtacctaaaaatatat from Linepithema humile isolate Giens D197 chromosome 2, Lhum_UNIL_v1.0, whole genome shotgun sequence encodes:
- the LOC105667767 gene encoding osmotic avoidance abnormal protein 3-like isoform X1, whose amino-acid sequence is MSESVKVAIRCRPMSNKELQQGCRNVVTVDSLTKCCTLENSASGTGKVYQFDAAFSPSATTESVYENVGSVIVEAVLEGYNGTVFAYGQTGCGKSFTMRGFIERTLEHLFEATSTASSETRYLALLSYLEIYNERLRDLLQDDTGETLTLKEDPSRGTYVAGGLREVTVKDAAECTVLVHQGDQRRAAAATKMNAASSRSHAVLTLSLEAIAINDDDKRGNAIRRGRLHLVDLAGSERQTRTGATGDRLKEAASINLSLSALGNVISALAAGNGRHVPYRDSKLTRLLRDSLGGNARTLMIACVSPSDIDAEETLSTLRYAARARCIKNKPIVNEDPKDALLRQYQLELQRLKKLLDSSDQPNGLDFQKDLDEEGEALREKQYAEEVEKLRKECESSNLSAQMLKEELEALKSRYESGLNVTDNVDRTGNINQENQEMGVLDKERAERRRKKREVALQDVLRRLEKLTIGGEEIGNTELKKRREKRRKKLEVLVGALEANDANGSVFQVYGQLKSTEDALKKMAKKVKQLEAEAADLQASWDAERRELLRRELLTSQLCDLMVPYLRPGCPFRDIAAMRTAATWCDELGRWRLPDVSPHIPLPPAAPVARGDILYTAGISSKADLNNNSNNGGSNDEDDSSQSNEEDDSKGVKNKKGWDIVDAYFRRSRANTLLAHAREAKTFEPGNRLSRSGGSEDSMPIAGGSGYMQLNALNLQSSAPMLGDSNYSPNPHRLAIRGGWVHDEQPNRFTYNAFVNTMKKPPPRILEALPSYPHDDASSVHLDEVGLKKISERGTPSRLLRKNDTFSSHHPFHVEHACSPTY
- the LOC105667767 gene encoding osmotic avoidance abnormal protein 3-like isoform X2 yields the protein MSESVKVAIRCRPMSNKELQQGCRNVVTVDSLTKCCTLENSASGTGKVYQFDAAFSPSATTESVYENVGSVIVEAVLEGYNGTVFAYGQTGCGKSFTMRGFIERTLEHLFEATSTASSETRYLALLSYLEIYNERLRDLLQDDTGETLTLKEDPSRGTYVAGGLREVTVKDAAECTVLVHQGDQRRAAAATKMNAASSRSHAVLTLSLEAIAINDDDKRGNAIRRGRLHLVDLAGSERQTRTGATGDRLKEAASINLSLSALGNVISALAAGNGRHVPYRDSKLTRLLRDSLGGNARTLMIACVSPSDIDAEETLSTLRYAARARCIKNKPIVNEDPKDALLRQYQLELQRLKKLLDSSDQPNGLDFQKDLDEEGEALREKQYAEEVEKLRKECESSNLSAQMLKEELEALKSRYESGLNVTDNVDRTGNINQENQEMGVLDKERAERRRKKREVALQDVLRRLEKLTIGGEEIGNTELKKRREKRRKKLEVLVGALEANDANGSVFQVYGQLKSTEDALKKMAKKVKQLEAEAADLQASWDAERRELLRRELLTSQLCDLMVPYLRPGCPFRDIAAMRTAATWCDELGRWRLPDVSPHIPLPPAAPVARGDILYTAGISSKADLNNNSNNGGSNDEDDSSQSNEEDDSKGVKNKKGWDIVDAYFRRSRANTLLAHAREAKTFEPGNRLSRSGGSEDSMPIAGGSGYMQLNALNLQSSAPMLGDSNYSPNPHRLAIRGGWVHDEQPNRFTYNAFVNTMKKPPPRILEALPSYPHDDASSVHLDENI